The Natrinema salaciae genome includes a window with the following:
- the gdhB gene encoding glutamate dehydrogenase GdhB, whose protein sequence is MSSQERSSPPTREATAASTDPETALETARRQLDRVAAQLDVDDAVLERLSHPAAVHEVTIPLERDDGSVEVFTGYRAQHDSVRGPYKGGLRYHPEVSRDECVGLSMWMTWKCAVMDLPFGGAKGGIVVDPKSLSDDEKERLTRRFTQEIRDVIGPNTDIPAPDMGTDPQTMAWLMDAYSMQEGETIPGVVTGKPPSVGGSYGREEAPGRSVAIVTRETCEYYDYPLSETTVAVQGFGSVGANAARLLDEWGATIVAVSDVNGAVYDPDGIDVAAIPSHDEEPEAVTQFATTLGDDPGGARRISNAALLELDVDVLVPAAVGNVITADNADAIGADIVVEGANGPTTFAADTILEDRGIHVIPDILANAGGVTVSYFEWLQDINRRAWSLERVNEELESEMVTAWTALKDEVERRNVTWRDAAYAVALDRIAEAHEMRGLWP, encoded by the coding sequence ATGTCCTCTCAGGAACGTTCTTCGCCGCCGACCCGAGAAGCGACGGCCGCATCGACCGATCCCGAAACCGCGCTCGAGACCGCGCGCCGGCAACTCGACCGCGTCGCCGCGCAGCTGGACGTCGACGACGCCGTCCTCGAGCGCCTCAGTCACCCGGCTGCGGTCCACGAGGTGACGATTCCGCTCGAGCGCGACGACGGATCGGTCGAGGTCTTCACCGGCTACAGGGCCCAGCACGACAGCGTCCGCGGTCCCTACAAGGGTGGGCTGCGCTACCACCCCGAGGTGAGCCGCGACGAGTGCGTCGGGCTGTCGATGTGGATGACCTGGAAGTGTGCGGTGATGGATCTCCCCTTCGGCGGCGCGAAAGGCGGTATCGTCGTCGACCCCAAGTCGTTGAGCGACGACGAGAAGGAGCGGCTCACGCGTCGGTTCACGCAGGAAATCCGCGACGTGATCGGGCCGAACACGGACATTCCGGCACCCGACATGGGCACCGACCCGCAGACGATGGCCTGGCTGATGGACGCCTACAGCATGCAGGAAGGCGAGACGATCCCCGGCGTCGTCACCGGGAAGCCACCAAGCGTCGGCGGCAGTTACGGCCGCGAGGAAGCGCCCGGCCGGAGCGTCGCCATCGTCACCCGGGAGACCTGCGAGTACTACGACTATCCGCTCTCCGAGACGACCGTCGCCGTGCAGGGCTTCGGCAGCGTCGGCGCGAACGCCGCCCGCCTGCTCGACGAGTGGGGCGCGACGATCGTCGCCGTCAGCGACGTCAACGGTGCGGTCTACGACCCCGACGGGATCGACGTCGCGGCGATCCCCTCCCACGACGAGGAACCGGAGGCGGTCACCCAGTTTGCGACCACTCTCGGCGACGACCCCGGCGGGGCGCGCCGCATCTCGAACGCGGCCCTCCTCGAGCTCGACGTCGACGTCCTCGTTCCGGCCGCCGTCGGCAACGTCATCACCGCGGACAACGCCGACGCCATCGGGGCCGACATCGTCGTCGAAGGCGCGAACGGCCCGACGACGTTCGCCGCCGACACCATTCTCGAGGACCGCGGAATCCACGTGATCCCGGACATCCTCGCCAACGCCGGCGGCGTCACGGTCAGCTACTTCGAGTGGCTCCAGGACATCAACCGCCGCGCGTGGTCCCTCGAGCGGGTCAACGAGGAACTCGAGTCCGAGATGGTGACGGCCTGGACCGCGCTGAAAGACGAGGTCGAACGGCGGAACGTGACGTGGCGCGACGCCGCGTACGCGGTCGCGCTCGATCGAATCGCCGAGGCGCACGAGATGCGCGGGCTCTGGCCCTGA
- a CDS encoding phosphoribosyltransferase — protein sequence MFDDRTHAGERLAAALESRDLEVDVVLGIPRGALPVARPVADALEADLDVVVARKMGAPQNPEVALGAVASDGSVWYNDDLIDRLNVSEEYLERVRAEEARNAREKADRYRETEEIPDLQGKRVLVVDDGVATGATATACLRQVRETGAEWVALAVPVGSPRAVDDLEQEADDVIALETPADFRAVGQFYRTFGQVSDAEALEYLTRES from the coding sequence ATGTTCGACGACAGAACCCACGCCGGCGAACGCCTCGCGGCGGCACTCGAGTCCCGCGACCTCGAGGTCGACGTCGTCCTCGGGATTCCCCGCGGTGCGCTGCCCGTCGCGCGACCGGTGGCCGACGCGCTCGAGGCCGACCTCGACGTCGTCGTCGCGCGAAAGATGGGCGCACCGCAGAACCCGGAGGTCGCGCTGGGCGCGGTCGCCAGCGACGGCAGCGTCTGGTACAACGACGACCTGATCGACCGGCTGAACGTCTCCGAGGAGTATCTCGAGCGGGTCCGCGCGGAGGAAGCCCGGAACGCGCGCGAGAAGGCCGACCGCTACCGCGAGACGGAGGAGATACCCGATCTGCAGGGAAAGCGAGTCCTGGTCGTCGACGACGGCGTCGCGACCGGCGCGACCGCGACCGCCTGCCTCCGACAGGTCCGAGAGACCGGTGCCGAGTGGGTCGCCCTGGCCGTCCCCGTGGGCTCACCGCGGGCCGTCGACGACCTCGAGCAGGAGGCCGACGACGTGATCGCCCTGGAGACGCCCGCGGACTTCCGCGCCGTGGGCCAGTTCTACCGAACCTTCGGCCAGGTGAGCGACGCGGAGGCGCTCGAGTACCTCACTCGAGAGTCGTGA
- a CDS encoding NAD(P)H-hydrate dehydratase, whose translation MARLQQTLSNVSEESGHDNGRVGIVGGSVAYPNQPALVGRAALRTGSDHVRAFVAEPIYEIVASHAPNLLVDHHGHEEFYDGAIDRTLEVADWADAFVIGPGLADADPDAVREAVDRIEGPLVVDALAIEPALEADLSNAVLTPSGSEDAPIYEAYGSLETFSEETGAVVILTGDVDEIVAEGVRIENETGTSAMTVAGTGDTMAGIIASLLGQGMKRREAAELGAWVLGKTGELATAEYGPGVVATDVIERIPNTIR comes from the coding sequence ATGGCACGGCTCCAGCAAACGCTCTCGAACGTCTCGGAGGAGAGCGGGCACGACAACGGCCGCGTCGGGATCGTCGGCGGCAGCGTCGCGTATCCGAACCAGCCCGCGCTCGTCGGGCGAGCGGCGTTGCGGACCGGCTCCGATCACGTCCGGGCGTTCGTCGCCGAACCGATCTACGAGATCGTCGCGAGCCACGCCCCGAACCTGCTCGTCGACCACCACGGTCACGAGGAGTTCTACGACGGCGCGATCGACCGCACGCTCGAGGTGGCCGACTGGGCCGACGCCTTCGTCATCGGCCCCGGCCTCGCCGACGCCGACCCCGACGCGGTCCGCGAGGCGGTCGACCGCATCGAGGGTCCGCTCGTCGTCGACGCGCTGGCAATCGAACCCGCGCTCGAGGCCGATCTCTCGAACGCGGTCCTGACGCCCAGCGGCTCCGAGGATGCCCCGATCTACGAGGCCTACGGCTCGCTCGAGACGTTCTCCGAGGAGACGGGAGCGGTCGTCATCCTGACCGGCGACGTCGACGAGATCGTCGCCGAGGGCGTGCGGATCGAGAACGAGACGGGAACGTCGGCGATGACCGTCGCCGGGACCGGGGACACGATGGCCGGTATCATCGCGTCCCTGCTCGGTCAGGGGATGAAGCGCCGCGAGGCCGCCGAACTCGGCGCGTGGGTCCTCGGCAAGACCGGCGAACTCGCCACGGCCGAGTACGGGCCTGGCGTCGTCGCGACCGACGTCATCGAGCGGATACCGAACACGATTCGGTAG
- a CDS encoding class I SAM-dependent methyltransferase, with product MAPPDSRRTMGERRIEHPIFAALYDRFVPDRFLVGLHREYLTADLAGRVLDLGAGNGAMIPYAADAADEGLEYHAIEPDPHMRRRAADVAARSDLRVHLRDDRAESLPYVDDAFDVALSSLVFCTIADPDPALDELARVLRPGGELRFLEHVRNDGWRARAQERLTPLWERAAGGCQLHRETVERFVGHDAFEVLEIERTDVGLFPATPVVRGRLRRRQVPSLSARS from the coding sequence ATGGCACCTCCCGATTCACGGCGGACGATGGGCGAGCGGCGGATCGAACACCCGATATTTGCGGCGCTCTACGACCGGTTCGTGCCGGATCGGTTTCTGGTCGGACTCCACCGCGAGTACCTCACCGCCGACCTCGCCGGGCGCGTCCTCGACCTCGGCGCGGGCAACGGTGCGATGATTCCCTACGCGGCCGACGCTGCGGACGAGGGCCTCGAGTACCACGCGATCGAACCGGACCCCCACATGCGACGCCGGGCGGCCGACGTCGCCGCCCGATCCGACCTGCGCGTCCACCTCCGCGACGACCGCGCCGAGTCGCTCCCGTACGTCGACGACGCTTTCGATGTCGCGCTCTCGAGTCTGGTCTTCTGTACCATCGCGGATCCCGACCCCGCGCTGGACGAACTCGCCCGCGTCCTGCGGCCGGGCGGGGAACTTCGGTTCCTCGAGCACGTGCGCAACGACGGCTGGCGGGCTCGGGCGCAGGAACGGCTCACGCCGCTGTGGGAGCGCGCCGCCGGCGGCTGCCAGCTTCACCGCGAGACGGTCGAGCGATTCGTCGGGCACGACGCGTTCGAGGTGCTCGAGATCGAACGAACCGACGTCGGGCTGTTTCCGGCGACGCCGGTCGTACGCGGACGGCTCCGACGCCGGCAGGTGCCGTCGCTCTCGGCCCGTTCGTGA
- a CDS encoding pyridoxal-phosphate-dependent aminotransferase family protein: MTDDRLRMTPGPTEVPAAVRERMSEPTPNPDVEPAFFEFYRTLTGKLEAIYGDDDIAILGGEGILGLEAAVASLVEPGDRVLCLANGLYGEGFADFVEMADGEAVVCDAPWRGPLDLATVESHLETGSFDVATMVHCETPTGVLNDLEPVLDVLDEHDVVSVVDAVSSLGGTPVPTDRIDVCLGASQKCFSAPPGLTVCSVSDRAWAKIESFETESLYTDLEPWRDAADEEWFPYTHLASNLYGLDTAIDLLLEEGLEDVFERHEAAAERCRERAAAIGLGLYPDEATASPTVTALEVDGSATALQRTLADEHDIVLATGLGDLEDDVLRIGHMGHNARVDRVDRTMDAVAAVLE; this comes from the coding sequence ATGACCGACGATCGACTCCGCATGACGCCCGGCCCGACCGAGGTACCCGCGGCCGTCCGGGAGCGGATGAGCGAGCCCACGCCGAACCCGGACGTCGAGCCCGCGTTCTTCGAGTTCTACCGGACGCTGACCGGCAAACTCGAGGCGATCTACGGCGACGACGATATCGCGATCCTCGGCGGCGAGGGTATCCTCGGCCTCGAGGCCGCCGTCGCGTCGCTGGTCGAGCCGGGCGACCGGGTGCTCTGTCTCGCGAACGGGCTCTACGGCGAGGGGTTCGCCGACTTCGTCGAGATGGCCGACGGCGAGGCGGTGGTCTGCGACGCGCCGTGGCGGGGGCCGCTCGATCTCGCGACCGTCGAGTCCCACCTGGAGACGGGGTCGTTCGACGTCGCGACGATGGTCCACTGCGAGACGCCGACGGGCGTCCTGAACGATCTCGAGCCGGTGCTCGACGTGCTCGACGAGCACGACGTCGTCAGCGTCGTCGACGCGGTCTCCTCGCTCGGTGGAACGCCGGTGCCGACCGATCGGATCGACGTCTGCCTGGGAGCTTCCCAGAAGTGTTTCAGCGCGCCGCCGGGGCTGACCGTCTGCTCCGTCAGCGACCGCGCCTGGGCGAAGATCGAGTCCTTCGAGACCGAGAGCCTGTACACCGACCTCGAGCCGTGGCGCGACGCCGCCGACGAGGAGTGGTTCCCCTACACCCATCTGGCGTCGAACCTCTACGGACTCGATACCGCGATCGACCTGCTGCTCGAGGAGGGACTCGAGGACGTCTTCGAGCGCCACGAGGCGGCCGCCGAGCGCTGTCGCGAGCGAGCGGCCGCCATCGGACTGGGACTCTACCCCGACGAGGCGACCGCCTCGCCGACCGTGACCGCGCTCGAGGTCGACGGCAGCGCGACCGCCCTCCAGCGAACGCTGGCCGACGAGCACGATATCGTGCTCGCGACCGGACTCGGCGACCTCGAAGACGACGTGCTCCGAATCGGCCACATGGGACACAACGCGCGGGTCGACCGCGTCGACCGGACGATGGACGCAGTGGCCGCCGTTCTCGAGTAG
- a CDS encoding carbon starvation CstA family protein: MTQVIWIIAAVLVTFTAGYVGYSRYLTQFVELDEDAETPAHKYEDGQEYVPSKKPVLLGHHYSSIAGGAPIVGPITAGAIWGWVPALLWIAIGNPLMGAVHDFVSLSGSLRHEGKSIGYMIGEYVGESGKNMLLWFAFLTIILVVAVFALVVGIVFNAYPQVVTASLLYIGLALAFGVYLYQFNGPFIPGTVVFVVGVFASVWVGLQYPLALFAGDYPAGTIVLLGGAGDWVPGAAALGGNTAGWIPVVMVYAAIASALPVWVLLQPRDYLSSFLLYTGVGGAIVAIIVGTVLGTSSSPLVIDSSIGAFEGFWGVEGAGLAPLFPLLFITIACGTISGFHSLVSSGTTAKQLDNETDARLIGYGGMLGEGLLAAVALSTLAVAGFADPEGGIGAALPNFAEGGGIILTSVGVSETVGAVFMALVLCSFLLTSTDTAVRLGRYMMEEIVGTPAGRTDTGLNMDPQSIARGRYTNPLVQILPAYLLVVSGQWVVLWQLFGGANQLLAALALLTATVWLANWDDNKQLVSTGVPMAIMVTITVLGLSILVFYENLYLNLLQGGAETAEAMVSSGVQMAIGLVLIGLALALVRLGYRNIQTVRSGPERPAAEPGDD, encoded by the coding sequence ATGACACAGGTAATATGGATCATCGCGGCAGTGTTGGTGACCTTCACCGCTGGATACGTGGGATACTCTAGATATCTCACGCAGTTCGTCGAGCTCGACGAGGACGCGGAGACACCGGCACACAAGTACGAGGACGGACAGGAGTACGTGCCATCGAAGAAACCAGTGCTGTTGGGCCACCACTACTCGAGTATCGCGGGTGGGGCACCGATCGTGGGGCCGATCACGGCGGGTGCCATCTGGGGCTGGGTGCCGGCCTTGCTGTGGATCGCCATCGGGAATCCGCTGATGGGTGCCGTGCACGACTTCGTCTCGCTGTCGGGGAGCCTCCGTCACGAGGGGAAGTCGATCGGGTACATGATCGGCGAATACGTCGGTGAGAGCGGGAAGAACATGCTGCTGTGGTTCGCGTTCCTGACGATCATATTGGTCGTCGCGGTGTTCGCGCTCGTGGTCGGGATCGTTTTCAACGCGTATCCGCAGGTGGTGACGGCCTCGCTGCTCTACATCGGGCTGGCGCTGGCCTTCGGCGTTTACCTGTACCAGTTCAACGGCCCGTTCATCCCCGGAACGGTGGTCTTCGTCGTGGGTGTCTTCGCGTCCGTCTGGGTGGGCCTTCAGTACCCGCTGGCGCTGTTTGCCGGTGACTACCCGGCCGGAACGATCGTGTTGCTCGGCGGTGCCGGCGACTGGGTGCCTGGCGCGGCCGCGCTCGGCGGGAACACCGCGGGATGGATCCCGGTCGTCATGGTCTATGCCGCGATCGCGAGCGCACTGCCGGTGTGGGTGTTGCTTCAACCGCGAGACTACCTGTCGTCGTTCCTGCTGTACACCGGCGTCGGCGGGGCGATCGTCGCGATCATCGTCGGAACGGTGCTCGGGACGTCGTCCAGCCCGCTCGTCATCGATAGCTCCATCGGCGCGTTCGAAGGGTTCTGGGGTGTCGAGGGCGCGGGGCTCGCACCGCTGTTCCCACTGCTTTTCATCACGATCGCTTGCGGGACCATCAGCGGCTTCCACTCGCTCGTTTCGTCCGGGACGACCGCCAAACAGCTCGACAACGAGACCGACGCCCGGCTGATCGGCTACGGCGGGATGCTCGGCGAGGGACTCCTCGCGGCGGTCGCACTCTCGACGCTCGCGGTGGCGGGCTTCGCCGATCCCGAGGGCGGAATCGGCGCTGCGCTTCCGAACTTCGCCGAAGGTGGCGGTATCATCCTCACGAGTGTCGGCGTGTCCGAGACTGTCGGCGCGGTGTTCATGGCGCTCGTCCTCTGTAGCTTCCTGCTCACGTCGACCGACACGGCCGTCCGTCTCGGCCGATACATGATGGAGGAGATCGTCGGCACGCCCGCGGGACGGACCGATACGGGACTCAACATGGATCCGCAATCGATCGCACGCGGTCGGTACACGAATCCGCTCGTGCAGATCCTGCCTGCCTACCTGCTCGTCGTCTCCGGGCAGTGGGTCGTCCTCTGGCAGCTGTTCGGCGGCGCGAACCAGCTGCTCGCGGCGCTGGCGCTGCTCACCGCGACCGTCTGGCTCGCGAACTGGGACGACAACAAGCAGCTCGTTTCGACCGGCGTTCCGATGGCGATCATGGTCACGATCACCGTCCTCGGGCTCTCGATCCTGGTGTTCTACGAGAACCTCTACCTGAACTTGCTTCAGGGCGGGGCCGAGACCGCCGAGGCGATGGTCTCCTCGGGCGTGCAGATGGCCATCGGCCTCGTTCTCATCGGCCTGGCGCTCGCGCTGGTCAGGCTGGGGTACCGGAACATTCAGACCGTCCGCAGCGGACCCGAGCGGCCCGCAGCGGAACCCGGCGACGACTAA
- a CDS encoding CobW family GTP-binding protein, with amino-acid sequence METNTDDGIPVTILSGSLGAGKTTLLNHLLSNAGDRTLAVLVNDMGEVNVDAELVAEGSELELDDGVTELSNGCICCELQDDLETAVVRLARDRSFDHLVVESSGISEPAPVARLFTTESRVAARYDVDTLVTVLDTPAFLETFAGEDQPERRGTAEDRPLSDLLVEQVEVSNVVLLNKADLCSEAELADAEELVGALQPDAETIRTEFSAVDPDRLLGAALFDAGRVNDLPGWKRALESADGDDGHADHHDHDGRAESRTDDHHGHHHPDEVYGVSSFVYRSRRPFHPERFAAFLRDLPRSIVRAKGTAWLADNEMRVSVAQAGPSIRATAQGPWIASLPEVERDMYRSNRPNLEWHDEHGDRRTELVFIGTDYDEGALRAALEDALVTDEEWDSDLDGPFPAEQGAETVVREP; translated from the coding sequence ATGGAGACGAACACGGACGACGGAATTCCCGTCACCATCCTCTCGGGGAGTCTGGGGGCCGGCAAGACGACGCTTCTCAATCACTTGCTATCGAACGCCGGCGATCGAACGCTGGCGGTCCTCGTCAACGATATGGGCGAGGTCAACGTCGACGCCGAACTCGTCGCCGAGGGCTCGGAACTCGAGCTCGACGACGGCGTGACGGAGCTCTCGAACGGCTGTATCTGCTGTGAACTGCAGGACGATCTCGAGACGGCCGTGGTCAGGCTGGCCCGCGATCGCTCGTTCGACCACCTCGTCGTCGAGTCGTCGGGGATCTCCGAGCCTGCCCCCGTCGCGCGGCTGTTTACCACCGAATCCCGCGTCGCGGCGCGCTACGACGTCGACACGCTCGTGACCGTCCTCGACACGCCCGCGTTCCTCGAGACCTTCGCGGGGGAGGACCAGCCGGAGCGGCGGGGGACGGCGGAGGACCGGCCGCTCTCGGATCTGCTCGTCGAGCAGGTCGAGGTCTCGAACGTCGTCCTGCTCAACAAGGCGGATCTCTGTAGCGAGGCAGAACTCGCGGACGCCGAGGAACTCGTCGGCGCGCTCCAGCCGGACGCGGAGACGATCCGCACGGAGTTTTCGGCCGTCGATCCCGACCGCCTGCTCGGCGCTGCCCTGTTCGACGCCGGCCGAGTGAACGACTTGCCGGGCTGGAAACGCGCGCTCGAGTCGGCCGACGGCGACGACGGCCACGCCGATCACCACGATCACGACGGCCGGGCCGAGAGCCGTACCGACGACCACCACGGTCACCACCACCCCGACGAGGTGTACGGCGTCTCGTCGTTCGTCTACCGGTCACGACGGCCGTTCCACCCCGAACGGTTCGCCGCGTTCCTCCGGGACCTCCCGCGATCGATCGTCCGCGCGAAGGGGACCGCCTGGCTCGCCGACAACGAGATGCGGGTGTCGGTCGCGCAGGCCGGGCCGTCGATCAGAGCCACCGCACAGGGCCCCTGGATCGCGAGCCTCCCCGAGGTCGAGCGCGACATGTACCGGTCGAACCGACCGAATCTCGAGTGGCACGACGAGCACGGGGACCGTCGGACCGAACTCGTCTTCATCGGCACCGACTACGACGAAGGGGCGCTCCGAGCGGCGCTCGAGGACGCGCTCGTCACCGACGAGGAGTGGGACTCGGATCTCGACGGGCCGTTCCCCGCGGAACAGGGCGCGGAGACCGTCGTCCGAGAACCGTAG
- a CDS encoding ArsA family ATPase: MEPFVFFGGKGGVGKTTVSCAYALRCARDGQRTLVVSTDPAHSVTDVFDQPFDDSPQSVAGIDGLDAMEIDPDDEVTRHLDEIRQDLSEQVSASMVNEINRQLEMAHGTPGAYESALFDRFIDVMRNAEPYDRVVFDTSPTGSTLRLLGLPELLEGWIDRLMHKRRTSIDLFEKAAVGNNEPRRVMEGDPVLARLENRKEFFEFAGSALHDDAAFFLVLNPDELSLNETRRAIGDLREKDLAVRGLVANKLTPSPDADENGRGARYLRERVETETERLETIRSEFEPPLVAEIGWRSSEVKGDLLGDVAAELDIDTAAEPPTHV; encoded by the coding sequence ATGGAGCCATTCGTCTTCTTCGGCGGCAAGGGCGGCGTCGGCAAAACGACGGTGTCGTGTGCGTACGCGCTTCGCTGTGCTCGCGACGGCCAGCGGACGCTCGTCGTCTCGACCGACCCGGCCCACTCCGTCACCGACGTGTTCGACCAGCCGTTCGACGACTCGCCGCAATCGGTCGCGGGAATCGACGGACTCGACGCGATGGAGATCGACCCCGACGACGAGGTGACCCGCCACCTCGACGAGATCCGCCAGGACCTCTCCGAGCAGGTGTCGGCGTCGATGGTCAACGAGATCAACCGCCAGCTCGAGATGGCCCACGGGACGCCGGGAGCCTACGAATCGGCGCTGTTCGACCGGTTCATCGACGTGATGCGGAACGCGGAGCCGTACGACCGCGTCGTCTTCGACACCTCGCCGACGGGGAGTACGCTCCGACTGCTCGGACTCCCGGAACTACTGGAAGGCTGGATCGACCGGCTGATGCACAAGCGGCGGACGAGCATCGACCTCTTCGAGAAGGCTGCCGTCGGGAACAACGAACCGCGCCGCGTGATGGAGGGCGATCCCGTCCTCGCCCGGCTCGAGAATCGCAAGGAGTTCTTCGAGTTCGCCGGCTCGGCGCTGCACGACGACGCCGCCTTCTTCCTCGTTTTGAACCCGGACGAACTGTCGCTGAACGAGACGCGGCGCGCGATCGGCGACCTGCGGGAGAAAGACCTCGCGGTCCGCGGCCTCGTCGCCAACAAGCTCACGCCGTCGCCGGACGCCGACGAGAACGGCCGCGGCGCGCGCTACCTCCGCGAGCGCGTCGAGACCGAGACGGAACGCCTCGAGACGATCCGTTCGGAGTTCGAGCCGCCGCTGGTCGCCGAGATCGGCTGGCGGAGCTCGGAAGTGAAAGGCGATCTCCTGGGGGACGTCGCCGCCGAGCTCGATATCGACACGGCCGCCGAACCGCCGACGCACGTCTAG
- a CDS encoding redox-regulated ATPase YchF, translating to MSTSYRIGLVGKPSVGKSSFFNAATMNDVPEGAYPFTTIDPSVGEAYVRVDCAAPEFDEECTPNVGYCGDGTRFVPTKLVDVAGLIPGAHEGNGLGNQFLSDLNETDVLVHVVDFSGKTDAEGEATEGHDPRDDIAFLEEELDQWYLGVLKKGIERYETGYTTEDDAIEEELAEQMSAFKTNEDEIKRLVRRVGVGFDPDEWDEDDRLELAREIRKETKPMVIAANKMDTPEAQANYEEITADPDYDHLTIVPCSAHAEKALKSADKAGVVDYRPGDAGFEITGDVSDEQEQGLEQIRDFLDEFGATGVQAALETALFDVLGVTPVFPGGANGLGNERGEVLPDCYLIPPNSTAEDFAYSLHSDIGDGFLHAIDCRTNRQLGKDYEVESRDVIEVITTN from the coding sequence ATGAGTACGAGTTACCGGATCGGACTCGTCGGCAAACCCTCCGTCGGCAAGTCCTCCTTCTTCAACGCGGCGACGATGAACGACGTGCCCGAAGGGGCCTACCCGTTCACGACCATCGACCCCAGCGTCGGCGAGGCCTACGTCCGCGTCGACTGCGCGGCACCCGAGTTCGACGAGGAGTGTACGCCGAACGTCGGCTACTGTGGCGACGGGACGCGGTTCGTCCCGACGAAACTCGTCGACGTGGCCGGGCTGATCCCCGGGGCGCACGAGGGCAACGGGCTCGGCAACCAGTTCCTCTCGGACCTCAACGAGACCGACGTGCTCGTCCACGTCGTCGACTTCTCGGGGAAGACCGACGCCGAGGGCGAAGCGACGGAGGGCCACGATCCCCGGGACGACATCGCGTTCCTCGAGGAGGAACTCGACCAGTGGTATCTGGGCGTCCTGAAGAAGGGGATCGAGCGATACGAGACGGGGTACACCACCGAGGACGACGCCATCGAGGAGGAGCTCGCCGAGCAGATGAGCGCGTTCAAAACGAACGAAGACGAGATCAAACGGCTCGTTCGGCGCGTCGGCGTCGGCTTCGACCCCGACGAGTGGGACGAGGACGACCGCCTCGAGCTCGCCCGCGAGATCCGCAAGGAGACCAAGCCGATGGTCATCGCGGCGAACAAGATGGACACCCCCGAGGCGCAGGCGAACTACGAGGAGATCACTGCCGATCCGGACTACGACCACCTGACGATCGTCCCCTGTAGCGCCCACGCGGAGAAGGCCCTGAAGTCGGCCGACAAGGCCGGCGTCGTCGACTACCGGCCCGGCGACGCGGGGTTCGAAATCACGGGCGACGTCTCCGACGAGCAGGAGCAGGGCCTCGAGCAGATCCGGGACTTCCTCGACGAGTTCGGCGCGACGGGCGTTCAGGCGGCCCTCGAGACCGCGCTCTTCGACGTGCTCGGCGTCACGCCGGTGTTCCCCGGCGGGGCGAACGGGCTGGGCAACGAGCGCGGCGAGGTGCTGCCCGACTGCTACCTGATCCCGCCGAACTCGACCGCCGAGGACTTCGCCTACAGCCTCCACTCCGACATCGGCGACGGCTTCCTGCACGCGATCGACTGCCGGACGAACCGCCAGCTCGGCAAGGACTACGAGGTCGAGTCGCGAGACGTCATCGAAGTCATCACCACGAACTGA
- a CDS encoding polyketide cyclase, whose product MREVTVSRVVDVSADDLSARLEPATIVEAEGSFAVETVDDRDGATIVVASGPGMRLPLRFEDRDGTIYYTQESDRGPFSEMETWLEYDAVDAERTRVTVRSAVELAAPLPFGDRIAAWKRRGELRNLLEAVETGLD is encoded by the coding sequence ATGCGCGAGGTGACGGTCTCTCGAGTCGTCGACGTCTCCGCCGACGACCTGTCGGCGCGGCTCGAGCCAGCGACGATCGTCGAGGCGGAGGGGAGTTTCGCGGTCGAAACCGTCGACGACCGAGACGGCGCGACTATCGTCGTCGCCAGCGGCCCCGGGATGCGGCTGCCGCTGCGGTTCGAGGACCGCGACGGGACGATCTACTACACGCAAGAGAGCGACCGCGGCCCCTTCTCGGAGATGGAAACCTGGCTCGAGTACGATGCGGTCGACGCCGAGCGAACGCGAGTCACGGTCCGGTCGGCGGTCGAACTCGCCGCACCACTTCCCTTCGGCGATCGGATCGCCGCCTGGAAACGCCGCGGGGAGCTTCGGAACCTGCTCGAGGCGGTCGAGACCGGGCTCGACTGA